The following proteins are co-located in the Bacillus pumilus genome:
- the tuaG gene encoding teichuronic acid biosynthesis protein TuaG has translation MNNQPLVSIITPAYNAERYLTDTVHSVLAQTYSNWELIIADDCSTDGTRMLLGELSQADDRINVIYLEENGGAAIARNTAIKQAKGRFIAFLDSDDKWKETKLEKQVDFMLANDYAFTFTAYDIIAENGEPLQKTVTAPARLNYNEALKNTIIGCLTVMIDLQQVGHVEMPNIRTRQDLATWLSILKRGFTAYGMSEPLSEYRIVGNSISSNKWKAAKKTWFVYREIEQLHFVKASWCFMHYATNAVKKRL, from the coding sequence GTGAACAATCAACCGTTAGTATCTATTATTACACCGGCGTATAATGCGGAACGTTATTTAACGGATACAGTTCATTCCGTCCTTGCCCAAACCTATTCCAATTGGGAGCTGATCATTGCAGATGATTGTTCAACAGATGGAACAAGGATGCTATTAGGGGAATTAAGTCAGGCGGACGACCGAATCAACGTCATTTATTTAGAGGAAAACGGGGGAGCCGCCATTGCGAGAAACACGGCCATCAAACAGGCAAAGGGGCGTTTTATCGCTTTTTTAGACAGCGATGATAAGTGGAAAGAGACAAAGCTCGAAAAGCAGGTAGACTTTATGCTGGCGAATGATTATGCCTTTACATTCACGGCGTATGACATCATTGCCGAAAATGGAGAACCGTTACAAAAAACAGTCACTGCACCAGCTAGGTTGAACTACAATGAAGCCTTGAAAAATACCATTATCGGCTGTTTGACGGTCATGATCGATCTTCAGCAAGTGGGACATGTAGAAATGCCGAACATCCGTACAAGACAGGATTTAGCCACATGGCTGTCTATTTTAAAAAGAGGATTTACAGCCTATGGCATGAGTGAGCCGCTCAGTGAATATCGCATCGTTGGAAACTCTATCTCGAGTAACAAGTGGAAAGCGGCGAAAAAAACGTGGTTTGTCTACAGAGAAATTGAGCAGCTTCATTTTGTCAAAGCGTCATGGTGTTTTATGCATTATGCGACAAATGCTGTGAAGAAGCGCTTATAA
- the tuaF gene encoding teichuronic acid biosynthesis protein TuaF has translation MSGFMLRIGKRIKKYIVWLVLLPVVLGAFGFFFAKGTVQQSSYTAAVTLTLGKYDDGVYNNMAEVTSLLKSDAFLNEALSDVKEEERQDVKNRLILTNQSDTQLQLSFTDADKDRALAVVKQVSDTFLKQDKALFTKRQQVIESRLSALEDESVSNDSKVDKERFLYELESTKLGMKQAKIVDPAQVLDEGNKGMSAKKRALLGLIIGFSISLMFVVLPEVFKES, from the coding sequence ATGTCTGGTTTCATGTTAAGAATAGGGAAGCGAATCAAAAAGTATATCGTCTGGCTCGTGCTGCTGCCTGTCGTATTAGGCGCTTTTGGTTTCTTTTTTGCCAAAGGAACAGTCCAGCAGTCTAGTTACACAGCCGCTGTTACCCTCACGCTTGGTAAATATGATGACGGGGTGTATAACAATATGGCAGAAGTGACATCTCTATTAAAAAGCGATGCATTTCTAAATGAAGCACTCAGTGATGTAAAGGAAGAAGAAAGGCAGGATGTGAAAAACCGCCTGATCCTTACCAATCAATCAGATACACAATTACAGCTGTCATTCACAGATGCCGATAAGGATCGAGCCTTGGCTGTCGTGAAGCAGGTGTCAGATACATTTCTAAAGCAAGACAAAGCATTATTTACCAAAAGGCAGCAGGTCATTGAAAGTAGGTTATCCGCTCTTGAAGACGAATCTGTCAGCAATGATTCCAAAGTGGATAAAGAACGATTCTTATATGAATTGGAGTCTACAAAGCTCGGAATGAAGCAGGCAAAGATTGTGGACCCGGCCCAAGTGCTTGATGAAGGCAATAAAGGCATGTCAGCGAAAAAACGGGCACTGCTCGGACTGATCATTGGCTTTAGCATCTCGCTCATGTTTGTGGTGTTACCTGAAGTGTTCAAAGAATCTTAA
- the tuaH gene encoding teichuronic acid biosynthesis protein TuaH yields the protein MKVKADSIIHVIVATGEWGQDGLRYRRHRLAEFLASDPETKEVIWVCPSATRHTAPFQPITDRMKQLTIPDVLKSKFFRFGRYQDMFYIHKLSPLLEHLRQEEKKGIAVCLWYTFPGFPLLSSLFEWKHIVYDCSDLWGEPISGKNNIFSYMRQRVIVKAENRIIKYAHSITCSSQYLHDQIKKRLMGEPKDVFTVENGVEYDVFAKSNLSCKEDVLEGREGTVLGFIGGIKPKLDFDMIAQAAHMQPDWTFLFVGPDGTNGDPSFQHALKLPNVIWTGAVAPEEVPAYMKLIDVGMMPYKQSPYNQAVFPLKLYEFLAAGIPVVGLNLPSTERLKENDVYEYLEGEDPALFVEACLKVISKKDDITYRHLRQSRAKKKDWHALFTNMVELTNIKENA from the coding sequence ATAAAGGTGAAAGCAGACTCGATCATACATGTCATCGTAGCGACGGGAGAATGGGGACAGGATGGCCTGAGGTACAGACGGCATCGTTTGGCGGAATTTCTAGCATCTGATCCAGAAACGAAAGAAGTCATCTGGGTATGCCCGTCTGCAACCCGTCATACAGCTCCCTTTCAGCCCATAACGGATCGAATGAAGCAATTGACCATTCCTGATGTGCTCAAGAGCAAATTTTTTCGCTTTGGAAGATATCAAGATATGTTCTATATTCATAAATTGTCCCCTCTTCTTGAGCATTTGCGGCAGGAGGAAAAGAAGGGGATAGCCGTTTGCTTATGGTATACGTTTCCTGGCTTTCCGCTCTTATCTTCTTTATTTGAATGGAAACATATTGTGTATGATTGCAGTGATCTGTGGGGAGAGCCGATAAGCGGGAAAAACAACATATTCTCTTATATGAGGCAGCGTGTCATTGTAAAAGCAGAAAACCGAATCATTAAATACGCACACAGCATTACATGCTCTTCTCAATACTTACATGATCAAATCAAAAAACGTCTCATGGGTGAACCGAAAGATGTGTTCACAGTAGAAAATGGTGTTGAGTACGATGTGTTTGCAAAAAGCAATCTTTCCTGTAAGGAGGATGTGCTGGAAGGAAGAGAAGGAACCGTCCTTGGCTTTATTGGAGGAATCAAGCCGAAGCTCGATTTTGACATGATTGCGCAAGCTGCTCACATGCAGCCAGATTGGACATTTTTATTTGTCGGTCCTGATGGAACAAATGGAGATCCATCTTTTCAGCATGCACTCAAACTGCCAAATGTCATTTGGACAGGGGCTGTTGCACCAGAAGAAGTGCCTGCTTATATGAAACTGATTGATGTAGGGATGATGCCATACAAACAGTCTCCTTATAATCAAGCCGTTTTCCCGCTCAAGCTATATGAATTTCTAGCTGCAGGAATACCTGTTGTCGGTTTAAATCTTCCATCAACGGAAAGGCTAAAAGAGAATGATGTGTATGAATATTTAGAGGGCGAAGATCCTGCGCTCTTCGTAGAAGCCTGCCTGAAAGTGATCAGCAAAAAAGATGACATAACCTATAGACATCTAAGACAAAGCCGGGCGAAGAAAAAAGATTGGCACGCGCTGTTCACAAACATGGTGGAATTAACGAATATTAAAGAAAACGCATAA
- the tuaE gene encoding teichuronic acid biosynthesis protein TuaE produces MSVKQTAWQIMIGCILFAAGIGIVQIASAQPVGLKKMVAIPVLLVVLTAALVLMKQYMNGEQVFMSAIYLLIALTFLNNAFFSISVGFFSLFLYRIMLIAVFALLIWRMRDKGTYILQWQQIRVKGILGFFAAWFLYGLISLLWAHSVTDGLKYMSLLAMGIGFVFLVVMYIQRMDQIVTFYSIWLVMTVFVMGIGFYNHFTLNHLPNTSLYLGPAYKQHYPTSVFFNQNDFATFLSISFFLYVACMRQMKNGYIKAFGLLGAISALYLILLTESRASLLGIFAGVAIYVWLLMPRFLKKWSLIAAGGLGVICIAIFSAKIYSVFYDLFLASQVAHSFSEPLPSNIARANLIKNAWHFFTNSYGFGVGAGNVSYYLAHFSIFDTDQVVEVHNWLLEVMTNFGFAVMLGYISVYAYLMFTLYKQYQWADTRSAKMIIEGLFAAMLSFLVSSISPSSVSNLYFHWVFLGLVIAAVNILKNKQRFKPW; encoded by the coding sequence ATGAGTGTGAAACAAACAGCATGGCAAATCATGATCGGATGTATTTTGTTTGCAGCAGGGATAGGGATTGTACAAATTGCATCCGCGCAGCCCGTTGGGTTAAAGAAGATGGTGGCAATCCCGGTTCTGCTTGTGGTCCTCACGGCAGCTCTCGTGTTGATGAAGCAATACATGAATGGTGAGCAAGTATTCATGTCAGCCATCTACCTTTTAATTGCATTGACCTTTCTCAATAACGCTTTCTTTTCTATTAGTGTCGGGTTCTTTAGTCTTTTCCTCTACCGAATCATGCTCATTGCCGTCTTTGCTTTATTGATATGGCGAATGAGAGATAAGGGGACGTACATATTACAGTGGCAGCAGATTCGTGTAAAAGGCATTCTCGGTTTTTTTGCTGCATGGTTTCTTTACGGGCTCATCTCACTGCTTTGGGCTCATTCGGTTACAGACGGTCTGAAATATATGTCCCTGCTTGCGATGGGGATCGGGTTTGTCTTTCTTGTGGTCATGTACATTCAGCGAATGGATCAAATCGTGACCTTTTATAGTATTTGGCTGGTCATGACCGTATTTGTGATGGGGATCGGGTTCTATAATCACTTTACTTTGAACCATTTACCTAACACATCATTGTATCTTGGGCCAGCGTATAAACAGCACTATCCTACATCTGTATTCTTTAATCAAAATGACTTTGCGACGTTTTTATCTATTAGCTTTTTCTTATATGTGGCGTGCATGCGTCAAATGAAAAATGGTTATATCAAAGCGTTTGGATTATTAGGCGCAATCTCAGCTCTGTATCTCATTTTGTTAACAGAATCCCGCGCCAGCTTGCTTGGCATATTTGCGGGAGTGGCTATTTATGTGTGGCTGCTTATGCCGCGCTTTCTAAAAAAGTGGTCACTCATCGCAGCAGGCGGACTTGGTGTCATCTGTATCGCCATCTTTTCGGCCAAGATCTATTCGGTCTTTTATGACTTGTTTCTCGCTTCTCAGGTCGCGCATTCTTTTAGTGAACCACTCCCGTCCAACATCGCTAGGGCGAATTTGATCAAAAATGCATGGCATTTCTTTACGAATTCATACGGCTTCGGGGTCGGAGCAGGTAATGTGTCTTACTATTTAGCCCACTTTTCAATCTTTGATACAGATCAAGTCGTTGAAGTGCACAATTGGCTGCTAGAGGTGATGACGAATTTTGGCTTTGCGGTCATGCTAGGCTATATTTCAGTGTACGCCTATCTCATGTTCACACTGTACAAACAATACCAATGGGCTGACACAAGATCAGCAAAAATGATCATTGAAGGTCTATTTGCTGCAATGCTGAGCTTTCTCGTCTCAAGTATCAGTCCTAGTTCCGTCTCGAATTTATATTTCCACTGGGTATTTTTAGGACTGGTGATCGCAGCGGTTAACATCTTGAAAAACAAACAACGTTTCAAGCCTTGGTAA